One stretch of Phoenix dactylifera cultivar Barhee BC4 unplaced genomic scaffold, palm_55x_up_171113_PBpolish2nd_filt_p 000240F, whole genome shotgun sequence DNA includes these proteins:
- the LOC103698989 gene encoding uncharacterized protein LOC103698989, with product MDLAGGEYMPSNATPTTKEARLRRAHFPGAVKQRAYRFDGLGNYTTKQWDLTQANGSGNGEEFYWYHVELPKGNQKLAGFAQYLIDVLCPPLKLHDILALVSNGPFVGHVDGALVFRVNSPGPAASNFTLRLAARVTENSVVTVSLGRVPRLGFSPTGQSLLSEIPSVGGDGEKAANGSFVIPEHVLEFLLTMNHSEEADNPVPKTVSNLVVHIIDTHVDHMQDIVTKMEMELDSVELELDKGGSSLKKQMLDDRRFPKMHLNLQRLLQVVSHGEQVFPRVKEKCATKSWFASEDVVALEELIGRLRRLKENLGFITNRVTAVQAGLDSWQSEQINRKLYYLSFLSMIFLPLSIVTGIFGMNVGGVPWTNQRDPELKDGFINVMIVCAVILFLLLFCFIFPSLYTRVSAWRRKHALKKSWSLNRKSFLRRTLPNGGLQREGYTRI from the exons ATGGATCTTGCCGGCGGCGAGTACATGCCTTCCAATGCGACTCCCACCACCAAGGAGGCGCGTCTCCGTCGCGCCCACTTCCCCGGCGCCGTCAAGCAGCGCGCCTACCGCTTCGACGGCCTCGGCAACTACACCACCAAACAATGGGACCTCACACAAGCCAACGGCAGCGGCAACGGCGAAGAGTTCTACTGGTACCACGTCGAGCTACCCAAGGGGAACCAGAAGCTAGCCGGCTTCGCTCAATACCTCATCGACGTCCTCTGCCCGCCGTTAAAGCTCCACGACATCCTCGCTTTAGTTAGCAATGGCCCCTTCGTCGGCCACGTCGACGGcgcgttggttttccgggtgaACTCCCCGGGCCCGGCGGCGAGCAATTTCACTCTCCGGCTTGCGGCGAGGGTGACGGAGAACTCGGTCGTCACGGTGTCGCTCGGGAGGGTGCCGAGGCTCGGGTTCTCGCCGACGGGGCAGTCGCTGCTTTCGGAGATTCCGAGCGTCGGGGGCGATGGGGAGAAGGCGGCGAATGGGAGTTTTGTGATTCCGGAGCATGTGCTGGAGTTCTTGTTGACGATGAATCACTCGGAGGAGGCCGACAACCCGGTGCCGAAGACGGTGTCGAATTTGGTCGTCCATATTATTGATACACATGTGGATCATATGCAGGATATAGTGACAAAGATGGAGATGGAATTGGACTCTGTGGAGCTCGAATTGGATAAAG GTGGCTCCTCATTAAAGAAACAAATGTTGGATGACAGAAGATTCCCCAAAATGCATCTGAATTTGCAGCGCCTTCTACAg GTAGTTTCTCATGGCGAACAGGTCTTTCCACGTGTAAAAGAGAAGTGTGCAACCAAAAGTTGGTTTGCAAGTGAAGACGTTGTTGCTCTTGAAGAACTAATTGGTCGTCTTAGGAGGCTAAAAGAGAATTTGGGATTTATAACGAATCGGGTGACAGCAGTTCAGGCTGGTCTTGATAGCTGGCAATCAGAACAGATAAACCGGAAGCTATACTACCTTTCTTTCCTCTCGATGATCTTCCTTCCATTATCTATTGTTACTGGAA TATTTGGGATGAATGTCGGAGGTGTTCCATGGACAAATCAGAGGGACCCTGAATTGAAAGATGGATTCATTAATGTTATGATAGTCTGTGCAGTGATActgtttcttttgttattctgtTTCATCTTTCCATCTCTCTACACACGTGTATCTGCTTGGAGAAGAAAGCATGCACTGAAAAAGAGCTGGTCTCTTAATAGAAAATCTTTCTTGAGAAGAACGCTTCCTAATGGTGGACTTCAGAGAGAAGGTTACACACGCATCTGA
- the LOC103724383 gene encoding uncharacterized protein LOC103724383, which translates to MDGEDLASAGGPSEHIATGIDAAAPWAEEFGHCREGCEALARAISTTLGSVMREFDARAEGAARSQDHLLLSFDRLTGELDKLVEDAPMPFIMQHAVKISSIRKRVSSLNLLLKSIQRRIDNIDRMLSTGIPNDNVSPDIVETSALTL; encoded by the exons ATGGACGGCGAAGACCTCGCGTCCGCCGGCGGTCCGTCGGAGCATATCGCGACCGGCATCGATGCGGCAGCTCCCTGGGCGGAGGAGTTCGGGCACTGCCGGGAAGGATGCGAGGCCCTGGCGAGGGCGATCTCCACGACGTTGGGGAGTGTGATGAGGGAATTCGATGCCAGAGCGGAGGGCGCGGCTCGAAGTCAGGACCATCTCCTTCTCTCCTTCGATCGTCTCACTGGCG AACTAGATAAGCTAGTAGAAGATGCACCCATGCCATTCATTATGCAACATGCAGTCAAGATATCCTCTATCCGTAAGAGAGTTTCATCATTGAACTTGCTCTTGAAGTCAATACAGAGGCGCATTGATAACATAGATCGAATGCTTTCTACAGGCATACCAAATG ATAACGTCTCTCCTGATATAGTGGAAACATCAGCACTGACTTTGTAA